From Streptomyces sp. TLI_053, a single genomic window includes:
- a CDS encoding NAD-dependent deacylase, with amino-acid sequence MNAKRPLIAVLTGAGISTDSGIPDYRGPNGLWQRDPGAQRLVTVGPYLSDPEVRREAWRMRAATGALAAEPNAGHRALVALERSGLPLRILTQNVDGLHQRAGQTPRKVLELHGTAREVRCVDCRATGPMEQALERVAAGEPDPACRACGGILRPCTVMFGEQLDSEVLRQAEAISTACELFIAVGTSLKVYPVAALPYDAVRAGARLIVVNGEPTPLDEAAEEVVREPISTALPALVERLVARLG; translated from the coding sequence ATGAACGCCAAGCGCCCGCTGATCGCCGTGCTCACCGGCGCCGGGATCTCCACCGACTCCGGCATCCCCGACTACCGCGGCCCGAACGGTCTGTGGCAGCGCGACCCGGGCGCGCAGCGACTGGTCACCGTCGGCCCGTACCTGTCCGATCCGGAGGTCCGCCGCGAGGCGTGGCGGATGCGGGCCGCGACCGGCGCGCTCGCCGCCGAGCCGAACGCCGGGCACCGGGCGCTGGTGGCGCTGGAGCGGTCCGGGCTGCCGCTGCGGATCCTCACCCAGAACGTCGACGGCCTCCACCAGCGGGCCGGGCAGACCCCGCGCAAGGTGCTCGAACTCCACGGCACCGCGCGGGAGGTGCGCTGCGTGGACTGCCGGGCGACCGGCCCGATGGAGCAGGCGCTGGAACGGGTCGCGGCGGGCGAGCCGGATCCGGCCTGCCGGGCCTGCGGCGGGATCCTGCGGCCGTGCACGGTGATGTTCGGCGAGCAGCTGGACAGCGAGGTGCTCCGGCAGGCGGAGGCGATCAGCACGGCCTGCGAGCTGTTCATCGCCGTCGGCACCAGCCTGAAGGTCTACCCGGTGGCCGCGCTGCCGTACGACGCGGTGCGGGCCGGCGCCCGGCTGATCGTGGTGAACGGCGAGCCGACGCCGCTCGACGAGGCCGCCGAGGAGGTCGTCCGGGAGCCGATCTCGACCGCCCTGCCGGCCCTGGTGGAACGGCTGGTCGCCCGCCTCGGCTGA
- a CDS encoding ABC transporter ATP-binding protein: protein MQASAPPPSPDPTAPVPSAVSIQGLWKHFGSQAAVAGLALELPTGAFIGLVGPNGAGKTTTLSMVTGLLRPDQGTVLVHGADVWADPVTAKARIGILPEGLRMFERLSGRELLQYNGRLRGLPGAEVDRRAEELLAVLDLADHADKLVADYSTGMRKKIGLAAALLHNPDVLFLDEPFEGVDPVSAQTIRGVLKRYAAAGSTVVFSSHVMELVEQLCDWVAVISAGRVIAQGPLDAVRGGRSLHEAFLDLIGVREDDGRSLDWLGGGER, encoded by the coding sequence ATGCAGGCATCGGCGCCGCCGCCGTCCCCCGACCCGACCGCCCCCGTGCCCTCGGCGGTGTCCATCCAGGGCCTGTGGAAGCACTTCGGGAGCCAGGCCGCCGTCGCCGGGCTCGCTCTGGAGCTGCCGACCGGGGCGTTCATCGGACTGGTCGGCCCGAACGGCGCCGGCAAGACCACCACGCTGTCGATGGTCACCGGCCTGCTCCGGCCCGACCAGGGGACCGTGCTCGTCCACGGCGCCGACGTCTGGGCCGACCCGGTCACCGCCAAGGCCCGGATCGGCATCCTGCCCGAGGGCCTGCGCATGTTCGAGCGGCTCAGCGGCCGCGAGCTGCTCCAGTACAACGGCCGGCTGCGCGGACTGCCGGGCGCCGAGGTCGACCGCCGCGCCGAGGAACTGCTCGCCGTCCTCGACCTCGCCGACCACGCCGACAAGCTGGTCGCCGACTACTCCACCGGCATGCGCAAGAAGATCGGCCTCGCCGCCGCCCTGCTGCACAACCCGGACGTGCTCTTCCTCGACGAGCCGTTCGAGGGCGTCGACCCGGTCTCCGCCCAGACCATCCGCGGCGTGCTCAAGCGGTACGCGGCGGCCGGCTCCACCGTGGTCTTCTCCAGCCATGTGATGGAGCTGGTCGAGCAGCTCTGCGACTGGGTCGCCGTCATCAGCGCCGGCCGGGTGATCGCCCAGGGCCCGCTCGACGCCGTCCGCGGCGGGCGCAGCCTGCACGAGGCGTTCCTGGACCTGATCGGCGTCCGCGAGGACGACGGCCGGTCGCTCGACTGGCTCGGCGGGGGCGAGCGGTGA
- a CDS encoding DUF1707 and DUF4190 domain-containing protein, producing MAVQPWGEQEFGAARPPVPGPPPTPYPPMQYPPMPSAAAPQAAVPQAAMPQSAMRAATADRERTVDVLKAAFAEGRLSAAEYGERFEAASGAQTYGQLARLVADLPAGPMVAPQMTAPQMVVPATFLPPPVMMPPPRPTNAAAVASLVLSLLGMGAPAVVAGHIAKNQIARRNEDGDGMATFGLVLGYVECFFWTLLMFAVVAGGA from the coding sequence ATGGCCGTTCAGCCGTGGGGTGAGCAGGAGTTCGGGGCGGCCAGGCCGCCGGTTCCGGGCCCGCCCCCGACGCCGTACCCCCCGATGCAGTACCCCCCGATGCCGTCGGCCGCCGCGCCGCAGGCCGCCGTGCCGCAGGCGGCGATGCCGCAGTCGGCGATGCGGGCGGCGACCGCGGACCGCGAGCGCACGGTGGACGTGCTGAAGGCCGCGTTCGCCGAGGGCCGGCTCAGTGCCGCCGAGTACGGCGAGCGCTTCGAGGCGGCCAGCGGCGCGCAGACCTACGGCCAGCTCGCCCGGCTGGTCGCCGACCTGCCGGCCGGGCCGATGGTCGCCCCGCAGATGACGGCCCCGCAGATGGTGGTGCCGGCGACCTTCCTGCCGCCGCCGGTCATGATGCCGCCGCCGCGGCCGACCAACGCGGCGGCCGTGGCCTCCCTGGTGCTCAGCCTGCTGGGCATGGGCGCCCCGGCGGTGGTGGCCGGCCACATCGCCAAGAACCAGATCGCCCGGCGCAACGAGGACGGCGACGGGATGGCCACCTTCGGCCTGGTCCTCGGGTACGTGGAATGCTTCTTCTGGACCCTGCTGATGTTCGCCGTGGTGGCCGGCGGCGCCTGA
- a CDS encoding DUF2142 domain-containing protein has translation MTKTFKRIADRLVNSPRRLWGVSFLLFVVLGSAWSLSTPMGGSPDEYAHLVRAAAVARGQVNGTEVMVKHQVAGMDGQFAETGVQLPEWYRELSSRHTCYAFQQWQSADCAPPLGTSEKTVEVTTAAGRYNPLYYAVVGWPSLLVSGEPGLYLMRLVSAVFCAALLASAVVAAAEWRRRGIMIAGLLAALTPTTLYMGGMVNPSGPEIAAGVLVWSAALPMFMAPDRALLNRRLLRLGIGGLVLINIRPLGLVWFAGAVVCSLLLTQRSAVRMVVRTRATWLWGLLLLAGTGVAMAWAMAHPDHSVIQIPDWFTPLNAARRTFDNSLVYIHQMIGDFGWLDTPAPAITWLLWPAAIILLILLALCFGRPRQAFVVLAIMVALVLVPVAAQASQATKIGMVWQGRYLLPFMVGLPMAAAAVAALRVPSGGLPWRRLIGWMALTLTVANVAAFVWTLRRNTVGTAGAFFIHPAHWSPPGSWLLWLLAYGLGATGLAVIALAGDRTPPAPAPTPHPPVDGERVLRRADDRRATPVG, from the coding sequence ATGACGAAGACCTTCAAGCGGATAGCCGACCGCCTGGTGAACTCCCCGCGACGGCTGTGGGGGGTCTCCTTCCTCCTGTTCGTCGTTCTCGGCTCGGCGTGGTCGCTGTCCACTCCGATGGGCGGCTCGCCGGACGAGTACGCGCACCTGGTGCGGGCCGCCGCGGTCGCCCGCGGGCAGGTCAACGGCACCGAGGTGATGGTCAAGCACCAGGTCGCCGGCATGGACGGCCAGTTCGCCGAGACCGGCGTCCAGCTGCCGGAGTGGTACCGGGAGCTGTCGAGCCGCCACACCTGCTACGCCTTCCAGCAGTGGCAGTCGGCCGACTGCGCGCCACCGCTGGGCACCTCGGAGAAGACCGTCGAGGTGACCACCGCGGCGGGGCGTTACAACCCGCTCTACTACGCGGTGGTGGGCTGGCCCAGCCTGCTCGTGTCCGGTGAGCCCGGGCTGTACCTGATGCGACTGGTCTCCGCGGTGTTCTGCGCCGCGCTGCTGGCCAGCGCCGTGGTCGCGGCCGCCGAGTGGCGACGCCGCGGGATCATGATCGCCGGTCTGCTCGCCGCCCTGACGCCGACGACCCTGTACATGGGCGGCATGGTGAACCCGAGCGGCCCCGAGATCGCCGCCGGTGTCCTGGTCTGGAGCGCGGCGCTGCCGATGTTCATGGCACCGGACCGTGCCCTGCTGAACCGTCGGCTGCTGCGGCTGGGGATCGGCGGCCTGGTGCTGATCAACATCCGCCCGCTGGGTCTGGTCTGGTTCGCCGGCGCGGTCGTCTGCTCACTGCTGCTGACCCAGCGCTCGGCCGTCCGCATGGTGGTGCGGACGAGGGCGACCTGGCTCTGGGGCCTGCTCCTGCTGGCCGGTACCGGGGTCGCCATGGCCTGGGCGATGGCCCACCCGGACCACTCGGTGATCCAGATCCCCGACTGGTTCACCCCGCTGAACGCCGCACGGCGGACCTTCGACAACTCGCTCGTCTACATCCACCAGATGATCGGCGACTTCGGCTGGCTGGACACCCCGGCCCCGGCCATCACCTGGCTGCTCTGGCCGGCCGCGATCATCCTGCTGATCCTGCTGGCGCTCTGCTTCGGCCGCCCGCGCCAGGCCTTCGTGGTGCTGGCCATCATGGTCGCGCTGGTCCTGGTGCCGGTCGCCGCGCAGGCGAGCCAGGCGACCAAGATCGGCATGGTCTGGCAGGGCCGCTACCTGCTGCCCTTCATGGTCGGCCTGCCGATGGCGGCGGCGGCCGTGGCCGCCCTGCGGGTGCCGTCCGGCGGGCTGCCGTGGCGGCGCCTGATCGGCTGGATGGCCCTGACCCTCACGGTGGCGAACGTCGCCGCCTTCGTCTGGACGCTGCGCCGCAACACCGTCGGCACCGCGGGCGCGTTCTTCATCCACCCCGCGCACTGGTCGCCGCCGGGCAGTTGGCTGCTCTGGCTGCTGGCGTACGGCCTCGGTGCGACCGGCCTGGCCGTGATCGCCCTGGCCGGTGACCGCACGCCGCCGGCCCCGGCCCCGACGCCGCACCCGCCGGTCGACGGCGAGCGGGTCCTGCGCCGGGCCGACGACCGGCGGGCGACGCCGGTCGGCTGA